CTTTATGACCAAGTTCTCTCTGGGAGATGTGCGTATCACCACCAGGATCAATGAGAATGACCTGACAGACGGCTTGTTCAGCACCATCCACGAATCGGGGCATGCCATGTACGAGCAAGGTATCCGCATGGAGCTGGAGGGCACCCCGCTGGCTCACGGCGTCTCAGCCGGCCTGCACGAGAGCCAATCGCGCACCTGGGAAAACCTGGTGGGCCGCAGCCGCGGCTTTTGGGAGTTTTTCTTCCCCAAGCTCCAGGCACACTTCCCCGATCAGCTGAATGACATCTCGGTGGATGAATTCTACCGGGCGGTCAACAAGGTTCAACGCAGCCTGATCCGTGTGGATGCCGACGAGGTGACCTACAACCTGCACGTGATGATCCGCTTCGACATCGAGCTGGCCTTACTGGAAGGTAATCTGCTGGTACGCGACCTGCCTGAATACTGGCACGGGCGCTACAATGCCGATATGGGCATTCGCGCTCCAGATGACCGCGATGGTGTCTTGCAAGATGTGCACTGGTTCAGCGGAATTGTGGGCGGCGCCTTCCAGGGCTATACTTTGGGCAATATCATGGGGGCATTATTCTTCAAGCAGGCTCTCAAAGCCCACCCTGAGATCCCTGCCGATATGGCCCAGGGAAAATTTGCCACATTACACACCTGGCTGGTGGATAACGTCTACCAGCATGGCTGTAAGTTCACCGCCAACGAGCTGATCGAGCGCGTTTCCGGAGGCCCGCTTACCATCGAGCCGTACATTGAGTACCTAAAAACGAAATACGGCCAGCTTTACAAATTGTAGAGGTATTGTTGGGTTTCGCAACCAAGACCGTGTTGCTCAACCCAACCTACTTACTCTTCCATTGCGAGAGTCCAGTGATCTCCTGGGCCGGAGCATTCTGAGCTTATGGTAGGTTTAACCTGTCCGGTGTTTGATGCCGGATTGTGCGAATTGTGCGAAACCCAACAGCGCTTCCCGGAGGTATTGTTGGGTTTTGCAGCAAATTCCGCAGATGACGGGGAATAGGATTGCATATGCAATTTTTAACGAAAACTTTCTTGGGAAACACCCTGGCACAATGGGCTCTGGCGCTGGTGATTGGGCTGTTCGTCTTTGGCTTGCTGCAGCTGCTGGCATGGCTTCTGCGCCGCCGGCTCAGAAAATTCGCTGACCAGCCGCTCCCCGATCCAAGCGTCTTGATCCGCAATTTGCTTGCCCATACCAATGGGCTGTTCTTTGCCTGGCTGGCCTTCTTTGTTGCCCAGCGCTCTCTCACCCTGTCTGAAACAGCCAGGGTGGTGATCGACACCATCACCATCACCGTCATCCTGCTCCAGGCAGGTTCCTGGGCGGTGCAGGTGGTCGAATACCTGGTCGCCCGCCGTCAGATCGCCAAGGATGGCGAGCTAAATTACCGCAAGGGTTCGATCAACGCCATCCTGCTCATCACGAAAATCACCATCTGGACCATTGTGATCCTGCTCGTGTTGGAGAACATTCCCGGAGTGCACGTCACAACCCTGATAGCCTCCCTTGGAGTGGCCGGGATCGCCCTCGGCCTGGCACTTAATAAGGTGCTGGGTGACCTGTTCGCCTCCCTCACCATCTCGATCGACGAACCTTTCGTGGAGGGGGACGCCATCAGCGTGGGTGAGTTTTCAGGGGTGGTCGAACACGTCGGCTTGAAGAGCACCCGCGTGCGCAGCGGTACCGGTGAGCAGCTGATCTTCTCGAACTCAGACCTGCTCGACAGCCGCATCCGCAATTTTAAGCGCATGGAAAAGCGCATGGTGGTGTTCACCATCAACATCACTTATCAAACCCACTATAAGAAGCTGCAAAAAATCCCCGAGCTCATTCGGGAGGCAATCGAGACGCAACCGCAGGTGGCCTTTGAGCGGGCCCATTTCAAAGCCTATGGTCCTTCGTCGCTGATCTTTGAGGTGGCCTACACCATCCAGACTGCGGATTTCAATGTGTATATGGACCTGCAGCAGAAGATCAACCTGGAGATCTTCCACAGTTTCCAGGAAGCCGGCATCGATTTCGCCTACCCAACCCAGACCATCCGGCTGGACAATAAGGAGGAGAAATAGCAGGGAAGTAGGTTGGGGTGACTTGGTAATTTTCCAGCAGCCAATCCATGCAGCAGCGTACTCAATGGTTAAGTACCTGTAGCTTATTCGGCAGGAAGCGACTGTCGATCAGGGATTTAGCGCAGTACCAAACGCTTGTTGTTTGAGAAAACAGTCCCCTTCGCCTACACTGTAAAAGTGGGATAAAACCACCGAAGCCGTAGAAAATACCTGCAGCCGCATCTAAACCACGCAGGCAAGGTGACCCGCCCAAAGGACGGGCATCCGCATATAGACCGTGCAGGCAGGGTGGCCAGGTGACCCCAGTCACAATCACTGCCCGCAGCGTCTTTATGATTTTGCTGGTGGAATCCCGTGGCTGAGCATGGTTGTCGCGACAGTGGGACGGTGGTCGTCTAGGCAAATAGCGATATCCTATCGATCCTTCTATGTACTCAGCAGTCTTCCCTTCTCAATTTGTCACTTGCCAGCCGGTTTAAGCTTACACCTGCTTCAGCAGCTTCTACCGTTAATTGCCGGTGGAGTTCAGGGGGCACACGGACCATGAAATGCCCGCTGAATTTTTTCGATGCCAATGGTTTAGGAACTGGCTCTCCACTTGCACGCAGATCAGTGACGACATCTGCAACTAATTGGCGTATACCATGAAGGGCAGCTTCCGGTTCACCTGCCAGCCAGCTTAAGCTTTGAAATTCTGCGCACAGACCTACATGCTCACCGTCTTCTTCGGACCATGTCACACGATAGGTGTAATGATCATTCTTCAACATTTTCTTGGTTCTCCAATCGGTCGATAGCTTTTATAACCTGCCTCACCTGGTACGCTTTTGCCATTCCCTTATCATTTTGAACATTTACCCGTGGATCACCTTGCCAAGGGGTTTTATAAATCCTGTGACTGCTACTGACTTGCCTGGGTTCACCAAAATAATGTGCACACACGTTACATAAGTCCAGGTACTTGATGCCTTTAGGATTTTGTCGCATCTTATCCAGGATTTCTTCGATTTTTGCCACATTTCAATGATATCATTATTGATACTATTGTCAAGTACAAATGGGTAATAATCCTCTAAATATCTGAGAAAGTATTACCTGTGAACTTTCACCTCAAGTTAGGGTCAAATAATGATAGCTCTGAGAATCGGGCTCAATCGGAACTGGAGGGAGGTTACCTTGTAGTTGTGCAGCCTGATCCTGCATGGTTGGGATAATGAGCATAAGTATTTAGCAGGATCAAGATTGAATGTCCCACCATCTGCCCAAGATTCGAGATGCACAGAGCGCATGCGGGTCACCAGGTAACCCCAGCCACGATCATCAGTGTATAATAAAAAATTAGCTAATAAATAACGAAACCGTAAGGTAATGCAAAATCAGAAGATAGGCCTTAAAAATATAGGGAGGATAACAGGATGAATAATAAAGAAGTAGTACCTGAAACGAAAGGTGTTACATCACAGCTACTTGCCACGGTTGACCTTGGCCCTGAGATCGAGGGCATGGCAGGCCGCCAGTTTCGCATGCGCATGTTCACCTTCGAGCCTGGAGCTGTTTTTGGCCCACTGCACGACCATAAAGGCAGGCCAGGCCTCGTCTACATATTGGAAGGGATGATTACCGATCATCGCAATGGGGTCGCCACGGATTATGGACCGGGAGTGGGCTGGCCCGAGGATCGGAACACCTTGCACTGGCTTGAGAACCGGGGCACGATCCCTGCTGTGGAGATCTCGGTAGATATTGTGAAGAAAGAATAAACCCGGCCCAGTATTCGTAAATTATAGATTATCTGAGGTCAAGCTTAACAGACTGGCCCTGTCACTGCGTGCAACCGACAGTGCGGATTTCAGGTGAGTGCAAGGGAGTTCCCGAAATATATATTTGGATCAAGCGCTAAGTGCAGTCCTGAACGTTTCGTTTTGGATGTTTTAACCGGCGATCTATGGCAGACACGCTGAGATCGGTCAGTCGAAGTAACCTTCTTGACACAGTATTAGATGTGGGATAAAAACTATTAAAAATGACAGCTGGCCTCAAGTTTGGGGTCAGCTGTTTGGGGTTAATGAAAATCTACAAGCCAATTACAGGCATATTATGAAAAAGCATCATTTATTTATCAAACACGATAAACATTATAAGTTCGATACATTTTACTTTTCCAGTGAGAGATACCGTTCATTTAGTTCATTCGAATCGAGCGTCGGCTGGAATATTAACATGACTCCCGTTTCTCCCTTGCTAATCTCAAGGACTGACCAGCCTTCGCATTCGCCGCCCGGATATACAAAACAGACAAGGGCCGGGTTGGGTAAATACATGACAGTCGAATCAGCATAGACGACATTCAAACTTCCTGTAGTCGCATATAACCCCCCATTTCCAAAAACAAGCTGGGGTTTATCTTGAGAATTAATAGATCGCACCCTGGAATTTATGGCAATATACTCCATACCACTCGCGGGGGGCTCATTATTGGAACTCGCTTCCTTTACCATACGCCAGGCTTCATCTCCACGGATAACCTCCAGAACGGTGACTTCCCAATCTTCTGTGATGACCTTTTCGTTTATAGGGGCTGGGTTACCTCGATCTGTTCCCAAGTCATTCGGTTTTATTGCTGCCAGGTCAGAGGGTACGCTGGTGGTGGCGCCTTGGTCGAGAGCGGTAAACCAATCCGTATCCCCATTAAAATTCATCGATTCATTGAAAACCAGGATCATGTTCTCTTCACCCTGTGCAACCATAAATTGGGCATATCCCTCGGCTTCTTCCCCGCTGGCAAGGTCAACATCAAGCTGAGGCTTTGGACCGATGACCGGGGCTGAGCCGCAGTTATATAAATTCAGGCGATCACCTGTAGCACCAAAATTACAAAAGTTTATATTGTGTGTTTCACTGTCCGCATAGGTGCTCTTGACGTATAGCTTGATGAGCAGATATTCCATACCTTCGTAAGCCGCAATACTAGTTGAATAAGCAGCCTGGATCGCTTTCCAGGCTTCTTCACCGCGCATGACTTCAAGCACCTGCACATCCCAGTTTGGCAGCGAAGCAAGCTTGTTAGCTGGGAAAGGATTGCTCCGGCTCGTTCCAGGGGGAGATGCGATTGGAGTATTCGTGGAAACTGGCGTATTCGTTGAAACGATGCTTTCGGTAGGCAGAAGCAATTCAGTGGGGCTGGGGGTTGCCGTGTATTCAGGCACAGCTGTTGGCACCTTTGTTTTTATGGGTTCGACCTGGGTTGGTTGAGCTGTCGGAGCTTGCCGAGCAGGACTTGGAACTCCGCCATTTGTGCATGCAACCGAAACGATTGCCACCACAACCGATAAGAACAAGCAAGCCTTTAACATTCGAAAAGTTGACATAAACCTATAAACCTCCAAATTATTCTTTAAAAATAAATACATTTTTGAGAAGCATTTTACCAAGTTTCCAAGTTGAAAAAATAAAGCCAATACTTTAACGACAGGAAGAGGATAGTTTTGAAAGAACTAACCTAAGTTTAACATTATTTCCTTTTTATTTGAACTACCTTGAATTGTAATTACTCCAGTTTGAGTGCCGGGTTAATGCCGCCTGGTTTCCTAGCCACCTGGCCACCCGGTCACCCTGCCTGCATGATCTTTGTGTGGCATGATCTTTGCGCCGCACGATTTTTATGCGGTATGGTGTTTTTCCATACGATACCCAACATTAGTTCTCCTCCCCTAAATTCCATTCTCCTGCAGTGTTTGCATAATTCCAATACGGAATTTGGGGGAGGTGGGAGGGGGTTATTCGAATCATCCACGTATTTACACATATCAACGCAGAAAATAAAATAAATATAGTAGAAGGATGCAGGTTGTGAATAATTTTTTATTCGAAACGTTTTTTCACCATGCTAATGAATCAGTATAACTAGTGGTTCAGATAAAAATCATCTATAAAAATCCTTAACCCTCATGCAACACAGAACAATTGTTCTATAATAGATCGAGGTATGTATGTTACCCGCTTTCGATCCATAATGGATTCACTGAATAAAACCATGCTCCAGATTGTTTTGATTTTTTATACGTAACAACTAATTAAAATCCGACCTGCGCCGGTTGTTAACAGATTAAATAGGCTTACTTCGGTTTTTTGCTATCTCCAGCCTTTCGATGTAATTCATGTACCTGTCCCGTTTCGGCAGCACATCACCTCGTGGCGTCCCCGCATTTAATAAGGTGTTCGCCATATCAACGAAAGCATGGCACACTCGAATTGCATCTTCATATCGTTGTTGATTGGTGTAGATGATCCTCAATCGATCATACGGAAAATTATTGTTAAACCTATCGGTGACATTCGCCTCATACATCTTTATGGCTTCATCGATCTTTCCTTTTCTCTCAAAATTTTTCCCCTTCTGATTCCGCTCTGCCATGATACCGGGCAGCTTTACCAGAAGCCTCATGTCATATTCTGTTGCTCGCACATCCGGTTGCTTTGACAGGTGCTCGCGCAGTACCGAGACCGGGACACCAAGTTTGATCATTTTCCGGCTCCATTCATCGAGGGTTTTTTCGTTGATCGTTTTGGGAAATGATAAATGATTATCCACAGCTCTTCTTTTCAAATTCCACGGGTTAGAGAAATTATAGTACTCTCTAGGGATGGGTGCCTTCTGCATGTGAACACTCCTCATTCTATTTTGCAATCGAACAAACTTGGTCAGACCGACTTCAAAAATATGGTTGCCTTCGGTTCTATTCTTAATCGATATCTATCAACGGCAATAAACTAACTGTTTATAGGGGTATTTGTGGTAGTTTTCCCCGCCTTAGTGATTGTGTATAATAATATTGGCGTGTATCGATCATCAAGGCGATCAGTAGTTAATAGGAGGGATGTAAATGAATGAAGCAATAAAAATCCGCTGGGGCTGGTTAAAGTTTATGTATGCCTATACCGTTATCACCGCCGGTGGTATCGGTCTCGGCATGATCGTTCTTCCTGGTCAGATGCAATCTCTACTCGGCTGGCCAGCAGAGGAATCGATCACCTTTGGCTTGGCAGCAAGTATTTTCTTAGCCGTAGGATTCGTGTCGATTTTCGGCTTGCGCTCCCCCTTGAAGTTCGTTCCTGTTCTCTTTCTGCAGCTGCTCTATAAACTGGTATGGTATGTTGGCGTCATATTACCGTGGCTGGTCAGCGGGCGGTTTCCGAGTTATGCCATTGCTACCGTATTGTTCTGGCTCACGTTTATCGTCGGTGACCTGATCGCCATCCCATTCCCCTACCTATTTGCGAAAGAGATATGAATTTTTGGATACGACCCCACCAAAAAGAATCTGAGGTGTCATTGCGGTCATCCCTTTGCTTTGCAGGAAAGGATCTCTGCTAGTATTCTGGGAAGGAAGAGGGCTTTTATCCGACCTTTGCCACGAGGAGAGCAAGGAAACAGCAACCTTCGCCGAGGTCTAGAAATCGCATGGAAGGGGAGTGTATATACATCGGTCAGGAAGATTGCTTCGTCGCTGCACTCCTCGCAATGACATGAGGGATGATTTGATCGATGCTGCGCTCCTCGTAATGACCAATGGACTGCAGATAGCTTCACCACGCATAAAAATAGTTGGGTTGAGCGAGTTAACCCACCTCGCTCAACCCAATCTGATTTTATTAATATCCGTGTTTATCTGTGTCTATCTGTGGTTTATATCTTATTTCTTCTCCAACCATAGCTCCATGAACCACTTTACTCCAAAATGGGTGAGGGTATACCCCTGGACGCGCGGGTTCACCAGGATGTAATCCATGGAATGGTCAGTGGGGATGGCCGCGTGATCCTCCAGCAGCAGTTTCTCGGCCTGGTTATACAGGTTTAGGCGCTTCGCTGGATCGAGCTCCACACGCCCCTGCTCCAAGATTGCATCCACCTCCGGATTGGTGTACCCCGAGACGTTGATGTCGCTCTTGCTATGGAACAAGATATCCAGGAAGTTGGACGGATCCGGATAATCGGCGTTCCAACCGTAGAGCACCATGTGCCCGTGCCCTGCGTGCGCTGCAGCAGTGAAATCCAGCGGGTCAAGGAACTCAATCTGCACCTCAATACCCAGCGCATCACGCCACATCTGGATCAAGGCATCTGCCCAGGCATCGGTATCGCCAGCATACCCGTGCACATTCATGGTCAGGACAGGCATTTTCCCGGCATACTCTGACTTCGCCAGGGCGTCCCTGGCGGCTTGCGGGTCGTAAGTTTGTGGCTCAAACTCGGTATAACCAGGCATGCCAGGTGGTAGGATTGAGTCGGCCCGCACGTACCAGTTTTCGAGGAATTGCTCCACCAGGCGGTCTTTATCGATTGCCAGGGTAAGCGCCAGGCGCACGTTCGGATCATCCATGGGGGGCATGGTGTTGTTCAACATGACAAAGCTGGTGCTCATGCCATTTCCACTCAAAAGCTGGTCGTGCATGGGGTTGTCGGTGGCTTGCAGCTCTTCCAGCTCAGCCCAGGATGGATAAGCAAAATCGGTTGTCCCGGTCTCGTAATAACTCAGCTGCGTGCCAGGTGCGTTGGTGTTGTATGCCATATAGCGGATTTGGGGTGGTGCGTGGTAGTTGTCGTTGCGCTCAAAGGTGATCCGCTCATCTTCCACGAGCTCCTTCAATCCATACGGTCCACTGGCATTTGGGTGGAACATCCACTCGTCTGGGTCGGCTTCTACAGCCTCCTTCTGGACCACGTAACCAGTGACATAGCCCAGCTTGGCCAGGAAGTACTGCACCGGGCTTACCAGGGAGACCTGCAGGGTCAGGTCATTGATGACCTTGACACCACTGATCTCTTCCGCATTGCCCGCTAACATCTCCTTGACCCCGGTGATATCTCCCAGGTAGGTGCTGGCAGTGGGCGAGTCGTTGGCTGGGTCTGCGGCACGCTCCCAGCTATACTTCACATCCTGGGCAGTCAGGGGGCTGCCGTCCTGGAAGACCAGGCCATTACGCAGGGTGAAGGTGTACACCGACCCATCGGCGTTGGTGACCCAATTCTCAGCCAGGTCACCGATGATCTGGTTATCGGGGGCCAGGCGTACCAGGCCACTGTACAGCAAGCCAATATAGTCACCTCCGTTCGTTTCTGCGATGGCCGGGTCCAGGTCCTCGGGCTCTGGATTGTAACCAAGCAGTAATAGCGTTTCGCTCACCGGCAGGCCGTACATGGTGGCGGATGATAGGCTAAGGGTTGAGTAAATGCTGTGGAACATCTCAAGCTGACTGTTACTTACCCGCATTGTAGCCGACGAAGCCAGGAAGATATATTCCATGCTGCCTACAAAACCGAACAGCACTTCTCCCTGGAAACTCTCTGGCCCTGAGCCTTTGCAGGTGAAAATGGTGCGCTGAATGGTGGAACCATCTGCCAGGGTGATATCTTCCTGGTCATCCACCGTATAAGCCGTGTAATCATCGAAGATCGACTTGCACAGGCTGGTGATGAAATCATCCAGCGTCTCCTTTTCTTCGGTAGGAAACACCCCGGCTACGAGCCG
This sequence is a window from Anaerolineales bacterium. Protein-coding genes within it:
- a CDS encoding toxin HicA, whose product is MAKIEEILDKMRQNPKGIKYLDLCNVCAHYFGEPRQVSSSHRIYKTPWQGDPRVNVQNDKGMAKAYQVRQVIKAIDRLENQENVEE
- a CDS encoding carboxypeptidase — protein: MEKKLQELKIRLAEIYDLVHVGALLGWDEATYMPPGGAPARGRQNALIGRLAHEKSIDPALGHLLDDLRPYGESLPFDSDDASLIRVARRQYERDICLPPQFVAELYEHMSNTYNAWVVARPANDFKSLEPMLQKGVDLSRRMSDFFPGYEHIADPLIDYFDYGMKATTLRSLFAQLRRELIPIVQAIVAQPVPDDSFLKRHYPHAGQIDFGQQVIAQLGYDFQRGRQDLTHHPFMTKFSLGDVRITTRINENDLTDGLFSTIHESGHAMYEQGIRMELEGTPLAHGVSAGLHESQSRTWENLVGRSRGFWEFFFPKLQAHFPDQLNDISVDEFYRAVNKVQRSLIRVDADEVTYNLHVMIRFDIELALLEGNLLVRDLPEYWHGRYNADMGIRAPDDRDGVLQDVHWFSGIVGGAFQGYTLGNIMGALFFKQALKAHPEIPADMAQGKFATLHTWLVDNVYQHGCKFTANELIERVSGGPLTIEPYIEYLKTKYGQLYKL
- a CDS encoding cupin, whose translation is MNNKEVVPETKGVTSQLLATVDLGPEIEGMAGRQFRMRMFTFEPGAVFGPLHDHKGRPGLVYILEGMITDHRNGVATDYGPGVGWPEDRNTLHWLENRGTIPAVEISVDIVKKE
- a CDS encoding toxin-antitoxin system HicB family antitoxin, which codes for MKNDHYTYRVTWSEEDGEHVGLCAEFQSLSWLAGEPEAALHGIRQLVADVVTDLRASGEPVPKPLASKKFSGHFMVRVPPELHRQLTVEAAEAGVSLNRLASDKLRREDC
- a CDS encoding mechanosensitive ion channel protein MscS, whose protein sequence is MQFLTKTFLGNTLAQWALALVIGLFVFGLLQLLAWLLRRRLRKFADQPLPDPSVLIRNLLAHTNGLFFAWLAFFVAQRSLTLSETARVVIDTITITVILLQAGSWAVQVVEYLVARRQIAKDGELNYRKGSINAILLITKITIWTIVILLVLENIPGVHVTTLIASLGVAGIALGLALNKVLGDLFASLTISIDEPFVEGDAISVGEFSGVVEHVGLKSTRVRSGTGEQLIFSNSDLLDSRIRNFKRMEKRMVVFTINITYQTHYKKLQKIPELIREAIETQPQVAFERAHFKAYGPSSLIFEVAYTIQTADFNVYMDLQQKINLEIFHSFQEAGIDFAYPTQTIRLDNKEEK